The DNA region GTAATGCCATGGAGCAAATGCACAGAAAATAAACCCTGTCTAAAGCTGCCTCTCATAGCATCCGCCGCTGCCTGCTGAGCCTCGGTCAATACCATAGTCCGAGGATTATGGCCATCTCCATGGGTACCAATCGGATCCATCCTGATTTCATTCACAAATTCTTCGACAAATATGCCTTTATCAATCAAGCCATTAACCACATTGGCAGAAAACAATTTCAATAGCTCCTTTTTCAAACAGCTTTTGATAGATTTAAGATAATTATAGGCCTGATGTTGTTTAGGAGCCTTCCGAAGTAATTTAAGTAATTCATTATCATCCAATAGGTTAGCTATCTTTATCATCGTAGATAATTTTGCCGAAACATTCCTGCGCAAAGCGCTGGGAACAGCACATTCGAAAACGCTGGCCAATGATGCATTGTAATAATCTGATATCCAACAACATAATGACATAACATCAGCACTAACCACCGGAACATCGTAGATAATATTGGATATTTCTCGCAGCTCAAATCCATAGTCATCATTACCGTCTGAATCCACCAGATCTAGAACCACTGCCTGGACCAGATGGCGCCCCAAAGGGACCAGAACCAACATGCCAATCTTCAAAATATCCACCAGTTCATGGCGAACGGTATAAATAAGTGCCTTATTCAGAGTTGAAAATAAAACTACCTTGGCCAATTGCATAGCTAAATCTCAAAACCAACTCGATATTTCGCATCGAGAAATCTAAACATTTTTACTCCTGTGCATTTTAATATTTAAATAAACCCAGGACAACCTTATATTAAAAAAATGTATCCTAGAAATTTTATATTCGTTGGTGTATTCGGAATGGGCATGGCACCACTGGCCATATATATGGCACAGCAAGGACATACAGTTTATGGCTGGGATGACAATGAAAATGAATCCATGGCACTTTTGCTGGAAAAAAATGGCATTGTGATTCTAGCCGGTGACCATTGGCCCAAATCCATAGATCAGCTGATATATTCCAATGCCATTGGCCCAAATCATCCTATGCTTAACTATGCTAGATTGAACAAGTTAGAATACATCAAACGGGGTATATTTTTGTCAAAGATCGCTAAAAACAAAAAGCTAGTGGCCATCACCGGTTCCCATGGTAAAAGTTCTGCCACGGCTCTCCTAATCCATCTGCTTAAAGAACATAGCGTTCCATTTAGCCATATCATCGGCGCCCTGCCTAGAGATCGCTCATTTCCAGCAAATTTCGATAAAAATTCAGAACTGCTTATCTGTGAAGTGGATGAAAGCGATGGTACCATTGAAAATTTTACACCATATATCACGACCATATTGAATTTTGATGACGATCACTTGATCAACTATGGCTCCTTTGACGCCATGAAAAATGCCATTTCAAAGCTTTTTTCACAAACTAGCCACAGCATAATTGTCCCACAAACCGATGAAATGCTGGTCAATTTGGCCAAGGCCTCCGGTTCTGCTCCACGGAAATTTTGTCCGGACCCTAGCTCATTCGCTACCCACAATCTATTCGCCATTTTTAGCACCTTTGAGGCAATTACTGGCACCAAGCCAGATTTGGATAAAGTAAACAAATTCAATGGTTTACAACGCAGAGATGATTTTCTTGGTATCATTAATGGCCACGACATCTTCTGTGACTATGCCCACAATCCAGCAGAAATTTCAGCCTACATCACATCCAAAGCCGATAAAAAAAATTACATTCTGTTCCAACCCCACAGATATACCAGGACGAAACAGTACCTGGCTGAATTCTCAGAAGTTTTAAAAAAATCCATTCAAACAGTCATTCTTCCGGTGTATAAGTCCGACGAAATTGATAAAATCCCCGGTGGTACCAGCCAAGATTTGCTGAATCTATGCCACGATCATCCTACGGCTCTTGCCGAAACCAACCACGATTTACAGGAAAAAGTGTCGCAGTTTTTATCCACAACCGACGAAGCAAATTTGTTGTTCATCGGAGCAGGTAGCCTAAACCTAATGGCCAATGCCATGATAAAAGATATAAAAGCCAAAGAAATAACTAAGGAATTGCATGCCAATGGATTAGCCGATGAACTTGGATTGTCTGTGACCACAAAATTGTCGGACCATAGCACATTTAAAATAGGTGGAACGGCAAAAATTTTCACCGAACCAAGTCACCTGGATTCGCTGCTCGCATTACTATCCATCCTAAAAAAATACCAATTTCCTTGGCTCATCCTAGGCAATGGATCCAATATGCTCTTCGATGACGAAGGTTTTGCCGGCGCAGTGATAGCTCTGACCAATAAGTTTTGGAAACAAGTTATCTGGTCGGATGAAAATACAGTAACAGTCTCCGCTGGAACATCTTTGAAAACATTTTGCCATGATGTGGCAAGCCATGGGTTCTTGGATATAGCTGGTCTATGTGGCATCCCTTCCACTGTGGGCGGAGCGTTGATCATGAACGCCGGTGCCAACAATATGGAAATTTCCACACCACTGATTTCGGTTAAAATTCTAAATGCCAACGGCGAAATATGTAATATAAATAAATCTGAGCTTAAATTTAGTTACAGGTCTGGCATCGATGTAAAATCTGGCATAATACTATCTGCCCTATTCCAGTTCAAAAACAAAGCACCTCTCAAAGACATAATGGACGCATCCAAAGAGTTCACGCGCAAGAGGTTGTTATCACAGCCACTGGAACCAAGTGCCGGAAGTGTTTTTAAAAATCCACCCAGTCTGTCGGCCGGCAGATTGATCGATGACTGTGGGCTGAAAGGTACCAAAGTCGGCGGTGCATCAATCTCTCCAAAGCACGCGAATTTCATAGTAAATAACGGCCATGCTTCGGCCATCGATGTAAAAACCTTAATAAAAATTGCCCGGGAACGGGTCTATGAAAAACACGAAATTTTTTTAAATCGTGAAATTTTGTTGGCATCGGAACTAATTTGATGAGAATCGAAAAAGATAAAAAACTCCGGATGGAGCATTTATTCAGGATGGAACATTTATTCAATTGTTTACAGCAGCGTTCTGCTGGAATTTTACATCATCTGACCTGCTTGCCCAGTGATCAAGGCATAGGCTGTATCGATGGCAATGCAAAAAGCTTCCTGGATTTCCTTCGGGTAAGTAAAATAAAATACTGGCAAGTTTGCCCATTGTCTCCAACAGGTTATGGTGATTCTCCCTACCAAAGTTTATCCAGTTTCGCAGGCAATCCCTATCTGATAGATTTGAATTATTTTATAACAGAAGGTTTTCTTTCCAAAGAAGATATGAAACCTTTGGCCGAGCTTCCAAGGGACCATGTCGATTTTGCCAAATTAAATGAATTGTTCTGGCCCATAATATTCTCCGCTGCGGAAAATTTTCTCAAAAAAAATCAAAGCGAAGATTTTAATAAATTCGAAAAATCAACAAAATGGCTTGATCCATTCTGTAGATTCATGGCATTGAAAGAGTATTTTGACAAAAAACCTTGGTACCAATGGCCGGATGAGTTTTCATCCATTAGAAATCTGAAAAAACTTCCACCAAAAGTAACAAAATCCATAAACCTGCACAAAGCCATACAGTACATTTTTCATAGACAATTCTCTGACCTGAAAAACTATGCCCGACAAAATGGTGTCAAATTAATAGGAGATATCCCCATTTTTCCAGGTTTGGACAGCGCTGACCTTTGGGCTAACAGAGAAATTTTTCTATTCGATGATAAAGACCAACCTACACTGGTGGCCGGTGTCCCTCCAGACTACTTTTCGGAATCAGGACAATTGTGGGGCAATCCATTATATAACTGGCAAGTTCTCAAGAAGATAAATTACAAATGGTGGTTGGATCGCCTGGAAAGAAACCTCGAACTCTACGACGTGATTCGACTGGATCATTTCCGTGGTTTCTACGATTTCTGGGCCATACCCTTCGGCTCCGAAACGGCCAAAAATGGTTCCTGGGAGCCAGGGCCAGGTATAGATTTTTTCAAAGCTATCCGAAAAAAATTTCCGAAATTAGAATGTATTGCTGAAAATTTAGGTGATCTAAATAAAGGCGTAACCACCATGCTTGAAGCCACTGGTTTTCCAGGCATGGCCGTCTTGCAATTCGCTTTTTCAGACTTCCCCAAAAGTACTTATCTACCACATAATCAGTACCGAAACAATGTCATGTACACTGGTACCCACGATAATAATACCCTACGAGGTTGGTTTAACTCCTTGGATGAAATGGATAAACATAACCTGCGACGCTATGTAAAGTCCGACAATAATTGCATAGTCTGGGCACTCATAAATGAAGCCTATAAATCGACCTGCAATACAGCCATAATTTGCACTCAGGATATACTAGGACTGGACCACGACGCTAGACTAAATACACCTGGCACCCAAATGAATAACTGGGCATGGAGAATGACCGAAGAACAGTTTGTAGCACTGAAAAAATCCTCGGAAACCCTCAAAGAATTGGCCGAAATCTATGATCGATGATCCACGGAATTTTTTAAAAACTCCAGGGCTTTCTGCATATCCTCCGGCGTATTTATTTCTATGGTCGGACCATCAGCCATTAGCGTGCTAATGCGGAAACCATTGTCTAAAAATCTTAGCTGCTCTAATTTTTCAACGTCCTCTAACTTGCTGGACTTTAATGAGTAATATTTTAGCAAAACTTCCCTGGCATAGCCGTAAACTCCAATATGACCAAGAAAATTATAGGCCTCTAGCCATTTTGACCTGTCCTTTTCATCCCGAATAAATGGTATGGTGCTCCTTGAAAAATACATCGCCTCACCCAAAGAATTTACCACAACTTTTACCAGATTTTGATCAAAAATATCTTCGCTGTTAACGAGTTTGAATACGGGCGTGACCATCTCGCAGTCATTATTTTTGGCAAATTGTACTATTTTTTTCAATACATTTATGTCCAGTAGCGGCTCGTCAGCCTGAAGATTTATGATAAAATCACCTTCAATCCGATCCAAAGCCGAAGCAATCCTTTCGGTACCACAGGAACAATCCGGTGAAGTGGTAATCACTTTCGCGCCCCAGGACATGGCCTCTTGGCGAACCATATCTTCATCAACAAGTACCACAACCTCATCAACATCAGTAACAGCACAAGCCTTAGTCCATACGCGCTTTAGCACCGGAATGCCATCCAAGTCTGCCAAAATCTTACCCGGAAATCGACTAGACGACCATCTAGCAGGTATAGCAATAACACTATGCATAATAGAATTCTAAACTAATTTCCCCAGGTCCTTTTCTTATGCCTATTTGCCCTAGAACGCTTACTGCGTTTATGCTTATTCATTTTCAACCTACGCTTTTTTTTCAGATTCCCCATGGAAAAACCTCTATATAAATCAATTACTTAATTCAGGAGTAGGAAACCCTAATCCTGAGTAAAGCTTTTTCTTATAATTTTTTGAAAAAATGACAAAATTTTTGACATCTTTTATGCTCGATAGGTTATTCTTTACAAATCGCTTAAATTAATAAAATTTGCCATGTTGATAAGTAAGATTTCAGTCAAAAATTTGACCATGAGCTATGGAAAAACCGTGGTGATGAATAATGTGACCTTTGAGGTGAAGCCCGGTGAAATTTTTCTGATAATTGGCGAAAGTGGCTGTGGGAAAAGTACATTGCTGAAACATATGATAGGATTAAAATCCACCAAGCCGGGTACCATATTTTATGACGGCATAGATCTTATCGATGTGCTGGAGGATTCAACCAAATCCTTGGCGACACGGTTTGGAGTGCTCTACCAAAGCGGAGCGTTATGGAGTTCAATGACATTGGCAGAAAATGTGGCATTGCCGCTGGAAGAATTTGCGAATTTGCAAAAAAATAAGATTGAAGAAATCGTAAATTTTAAGCTTTCGTTGGTTGGTCTGGAAAAACATGGGCACCTGTATCCATCGGAAATTTCTGGAGGCATGCGTAAACGAGCTGGTCTGGCAAGGGCCATAGTTTTAGACCCAGACATATTGTTTTTAGATGAACCCTCCGCTGGATTGGACCCGATCAGTGCAAAAAATCTCGATGATTTGATCCTTAAAATGCGTGAAACCCTAGGCACAACCATGGTAATTGTGACTCATGACCTCTGTAGTATTTTCAAAATTGGTGATAATGCCATCTATCTAGATGCGGATTCCAAAACTGGTTTGGCCACCGGATCGCCAAATCAATTGCTTGAAAATTTTAATACTAAAGTAAAGTGCTTCCTCACCCGAGGAGAATTATGTAACAAATGAGTAAAAAATTCAGTTCATTAATCATAGGAATATTTATAGTATGTTCATGCCTTGTAATGATAGTATTCGTTATATTGTTTTCCAAAGTAAACTTTTTTCGCAGTACCACAGATTTTGCCCTATATTTTGATTCATCACTGAATGGCCTAGGCGTTGGCTCATCGGTAAAATTTAAAGGTGTTAGCGTGGGTGTGGTAAAAAAAATATCTATATTTTATGACGAAGAAAAAGACTTGGCCGTTACTCCGGTGATCATCGAAATAGACAATGCCATGTTCGACACCATTGGAAGCAAATCTAAAAATGAAGATAATACGGAGTTTTATAAAAAGCAGATCAAACAGGGCCTGGCTGCCAAATTGACATTCGAAAGCATTGTGACTGGCAAATTATTCATAGAATTGGACTACTATGGCGCGAAGAAAATTCGTACATTTTCCGTGAATAATACCCAATATAGTCAAATACCCACCACATCTTCGGGCATAGATGAATTTCTGGTAGGCACCGAACAAATAATTAAAAAAATTAGTAAAATTGATTTTATAGGTAT from Puniceicoccales bacterium includes:
- a CDS encoding MlaD family protein, which codes for MSKKFSSLIIGIFIVCSCLVMIVFVILFSKVNFFRSTTDFALYFDSSLNGLGVGSSVKFKGVSVGVVKKISIFYDEEKDLAVTPVIIEIDNAMFDTIGSKSKNEDNTEFYKKQIKQGLAAKLTFESIVTGKLFIELDYYGAKKIRTFSVNNTQYSQIPTTSSGIDEFLVGTEQIIKKISKIDFIGISDKISSILSMVDHSLTNTDLKSMVTSITIAANSINDIFKLPDLKHALKRFDKTLHAIEIFVSALKSKINPVSDNIQSMLETCKIALEKFGNMSESIDYTVSGEMESKYGLDDAIQEITRAAKSFRALVDYLERNPNAILSGKSSKKK
- a CDS encoding ATP-binding cassette domain-containing protein, which gives rise to MLISKISVKNLTMSYGKTVVMNNVTFEVKPGEIFLIIGESGCGKSTLLKHMIGLKSTKPGTIFYDGIDLIDVLEDSTKSLATRFGVLYQSGALWSSMTLAENVALPLEEFANLQKNKIEEIVNFKLSLVGLEKHGHLYPSEISGGMRKRAGLARAIVLDPDILFLDEPSAGLDPISAKNLDDLILKMRETLGTTMVIVTHDLCSIFKIGDNAIYLDADSKTGLATGSPNQLLENFNTKVKCFLTRGELCNK
- the murB gene encoding UDP-N-acetylmuramate dehydrogenase, with product MYPRNFIFVGVFGMGMAPLAIYMAQQGHTVYGWDDNENESMALLLEKNGIVILAGDHWPKSIDQLIYSNAIGPNHPMLNYARLNKLEYIKRGIFLSKIAKNKKLVAITGSHGKSSATALLIHLLKEHSVPFSHIIGALPRDRSFPANFDKNSELLICEVDESDGTIENFTPYITTILNFDDDHLINYGSFDAMKNAISKLFSQTSHSIIVPQTDEMLVNLAKASGSAPRKFCPDPSSFATHNLFAIFSTFEAITGTKPDLDKVNKFNGLQRRDDFLGIINGHDIFCDYAHNPAEISAYITSKADKKNYILFQPHRYTRTKQYLAEFSEVLKKSIQTVILPVYKSDEIDKIPGGTSQDLLNLCHDHPTALAETNHDLQEKVSQFLSTTDEANLLFIGAGSLNLMANAMIKDIKAKEITKELHANGLADELGLSVTTKLSDHSTFKIGGTAKIFTEPSHLDSLLALLSILKKYQFPWLILGNGSNMLFDDEGFAGAVIALTNKFWKQVIWSDENTVTVSAGTSLKTFCHDVASHGFLDIAGLCGIPSTVGGALIMNAGANNMEISTPLISVKILNANGEICNINKSELKFSYRSGIDVKSGIILSALFQFKNKAPLKDIMDASKEFTRKRLLSQPLEPSAGSVFKNPPSLSAGRLIDDCGLKGTKVGGASISPKHANFIVNNGHASAIDVKTLIKIARERVYEKHEIFLNREILLASELI
- a CDS encoding AURKAIP1/COX24 domain-containing protein; this encodes MGNLKKKRRLKMNKHKRSKRSRANRHKKRTWGN
- the malQ gene encoding 4-alpha-glucanotransferase, which produces MRIEKDKKLRMEHLFRMEHLFNCLQQRSAGILHHLTCLPSDQGIGCIDGNAKSFLDFLRVSKIKYWQVCPLSPTGYGDSPYQSLSSFAGNPYLIDLNYFITEGFLSKEDMKPLAELPRDHVDFAKLNELFWPIIFSAAENFLKKNQSEDFNKFEKSTKWLDPFCRFMALKEYFDKKPWYQWPDEFSSIRNLKKLPPKVTKSINLHKAIQYIFHRQFSDLKNYARQNGVKLIGDIPIFPGLDSADLWANREIFLFDDKDQPTLVAGVPPDYFSESGQLWGNPLYNWQVLKKINYKWWLDRLERNLELYDVIRLDHFRGFYDFWAIPFGSETAKNGSWEPGPGIDFFKAIRKKFPKLECIAENLGDLNKGVTTMLEATGFPGMAVLQFAFSDFPKSTYLPHNQYRNNVMYTGTHDNNTLRGWFNSLDEMDKHNLRRYVKSDNNCIVWALINEAYKSTCNTAIICTQDILGLDHDARLNTPGTQMNNWAWRMTEEQFVALKKSSETLKELAEIYDR
- the kdsB gene encoding 3-deoxy-manno-octulosonate cytidylyltransferase; protein product: MHSVIAIPARWSSSRFPGKILADLDGIPVLKRVWTKACAVTDVDEVVVLVDEDMVRQEAMSWGAKVITTSPDCSCGTERIASALDRIEGDFIINLQADEPLLDINVLKKIVQFAKNNDCEMVTPVFKLVNSEDIFDQNLVKVVVNSLGEAMYFSRSTIPFIRDEKDRSKWLEAYNFLGHIGVYGYAREVLLKYYSLKSSKLEDVEKLEQLRFLDNGFRISTLMADGPTIEINTPEDMQKALEFLKNSVDHRS